One genomic region from Streptomyces venezuelae encodes:
- the ligA gene encoding NAD-dependent DNA ligase LigA → MAVEQGALPAEAREKHADLAERVEEHRFRYYVKDQPVISDGEFDKLLRSLEALEEEYPELRTPDSPTQKVAGQYETDFTSVEHRERMLSLDNAFDDEELATWAERVARDVGTPDFHYLCELKVDGLAVNLTYEHGRLTRAATRGDGRTGEDITPNVRTIADIPDRLRGDRVPDLVEIRGEVYFPMEGFEALNARLVEAGDKPFANPRNAAAGSLRQKDPKVTASRPLHMVVHGIGARGGFDISRLSQTYELLHEWGLPTARHNRVVDSLDGVREFIAYFGENRHSVEHEIDGVVVKLDEIPLQGRLGSTARAPRWAIAWKYAPEEVNTKLVDIKVGVGRTGRVTPYAQVEPVTVAGSEVEFATLHNQEVVKAKGVLIGDTVVLRKAGDVIPEILGPVADLRDGSEREFVMPAECPECGTPLKPMKEGDIDLRCPNAQTCPAQLRERLFFLAGRQCLDIENFGAVAAAALTRPLEPAEPPLVDEGDLFDLTIEQLLPIKAYVLDPDSGLPKRDPKTGEEKIVTVFANQKGEPKKNALSMLENIAAAKARPLARFINGLSIRHVGPVAAEALAREFRSLERIEQASEEELAAVDGVGGIIATAVKQWFAEEWHREIVRKWRAAGVSLEDEGAGEEVGPRPLEGLTVVVTGTLEKFTRDGAKESLQSLGAKVTGSVSKKTAFVVVGENPGSKYDKAMQLKVPVLDEEGFSVLLEQGPEAAREAAVPVAE, encoded by the coding sequence GTGGCAGTCGAACAGGGGGCCCTGCCCGCCGAGGCACGGGAGAAGCACGCCGACCTTGCGGAGCGGGTCGAGGAGCACCGCTTCCGGTACTACGTGAAGGACCAGCCGGTCATCAGCGACGGCGAGTTCGACAAGCTCCTGCGCTCGCTGGAGGCGCTGGAGGAGGAGTACCCGGAGCTCCGGACGCCCGACTCGCCGACCCAGAAGGTCGCCGGGCAGTACGAGACGGACTTCACCTCCGTCGAGCACCGGGAGCGCATGCTCTCCCTCGACAACGCCTTCGACGACGAGGAGCTCGCCACCTGGGCCGAGCGGGTCGCGCGGGACGTCGGCACCCCCGACTTCCACTACCTGTGCGAGCTCAAGGTCGACGGCCTCGCCGTGAACCTCACGTACGAGCACGGGCGGCTGACCCGCGCCGCGACCCGCGGCGACGGCCGCACCGGCGAGGACATCACGCCCAACGTCCGGACGATCGCCGACATCCCCGACCGGCTGCGCGGCGACCGCGTCCCGGACCTCGTCGAGATCCGCGGCGAGGTCTACTTCCCGATGGAGGGCTTCGAGGCGCTCAACGCCCGCCTGGTGGAGGCGGGGGACAAGCCCTTCGCCAACCCGCGCAACGCGGCCGCCGGTTCGCTGCGCCAGAAGGACCCCAAGGTCACCGCCTCCCGCCCGCTCCACATGGTGGTGCACGGCATCGGCGCCCGCGGGGGCTTCGACATCTCCCGGCTGTCGCAGACGTACGAGCTGCTGCACGAGTGGGGCCTGCCGACCGCCCGGCACAACCGCGTGGTCGACTCGCTGGACGGGGTGCGGGAGTTCATCGCGTACTTCGGCGAGAACCGCCACTCCGTCGAGCACGAGATCGACGGGGTCGTCGTCAAGCTCGACGAGATCCCGCTCCAGGGCCGGCTCGGCTCCACGGCGCGCGCGCCCCGCTGGGCCATCGCCTGGAAGTACGCGCCGGAGGAGGTCAACACCAAGCTGGTCGACATCAAGGTCGGCGTCGGCCGCACCGGGCGCGTCACGCCGTACGCGCAGGTGGAGCCGGTGACCGTGGCCGGCTCCGAGGTCGAGTTCGCCACCCTCCACAACCAGGAGGTGGTGAAGGCCAAGGGCGTGCTGATCGGCGACACGGTCGTGCTGCGCAAGGCCGGTGACGTGATCCCCGAGATCCTCGGGCCCGTCGCCGACCTGCGGGACGGCAGCGAGCGGGAGTTCGTGATGCCCGCCGAGTGCCCGGAGTGCGGGACGCCGCTGAAGCCGATGAAGGAGGGCGACATCGACCTCCGCTGCCCGAACGCGCAGACGTGCCCGGCCCAGCTGCGCGAGCGGCTCTTCTTCCTCGCCGGGCGCCAGTGCCTGGACATCGAGAACTTCGGCGCGGTCGCCGCGGCGGCCCTGACCCGCCCCCTGGAGCCGGCCGAGCCGCCGCTCGTGGACGAGGGCGACCTCTTCGACCTCACCATCGAGCAGCTGCTGCCGATCAAGGCGTACGTCCTGGACCCGGACAGCGGGCTGCCCAAGCGGGACCCGAAGACGGGCGAGGAGAAGATCGTCACGGTCTTCGCCAACCAGAAGGGCGAGCCGAAGAAGAACGCCCTGTCGATGCTGGAGAACATCGCGGCGGCCAAGGCGCGGCCGCTCGCCCGTTTCATCAACGGCCTGTCGATCCGGCACGTGGGGCCCGTCGCGGCCGAGGCGCTGGCCCGTGAGTTCCGCTCCCTGGAGCGGATCGAGCAGGCGAGCGAGGAGGAACTGGCAGCCGTCGACGGCGTCGGCGGGATCATCGCGACCGCCGTGAAGCAGTGGTTCGCCGAGGAGTGGCACCGCGAGATCGTGCGGAAGTGGCGCGCCGCCGGGGTGTCGCTGGAGGACGAGGGCGCCGGGGAGGAAGTGGGGCCGCGTCCGCTGGAAGGTCTCACGGTCGTCGTGACCGGCACCCTGGAGAAGTTCACCAGGGATGG
- a CDS encoding methionine synthase: MSDEADKGGTRPFGPATGVGSMPGGDAREAAKTVAGSFEDFPFLAELPARGPGADMIGRTIGMLVDLYAHVEPSGWRISDRPGRDTKRARSWLGEDLDALEEFTQGYEGPLKVQAVGPWTLAAALELRGGEAALGDAGACRDLVGSLAEGLRAHLAELARRVPGARIVLQLDEPSLTAVLRGHVRTASGYRTYRAVDRQVVESALRDVIAAHDGPVVVHSCAPDVPFALLRRAGVTGVSFDFGLLTERDEESIGEAVEAGTKLFTGVVPSTDGPLSDPGGSVMGVRTLWRRLGLNPGTLAESVVVTPTCGLAGASPAYARAALAHCARAARSLADNPE; encoded by the coding sequence GTGAGCGACGAAGCAGACAAGGGCGGTACGAGGCCCTTCGGCCCCGCCACCGGTGTCGGGTCCATGCCCGGCGGCGACGCCCGCGAGGCCGCGAAGACGGTCGCCGGCTCCTTCGAGGACTTCCCCTTCCTGGCGGAGCTGCCGGCGCGGGGGCCCGGCGCCGACATGATCGGCCGGACCATCGGGATGCTCGTCGACCTGTACGCGCACGTCGAGCCGAGCGGCTGGCGGATCAGCGACCGGCCCGGCCGGGACACCAAGCGGGCCCGCTCCTGGCTCGGCGAGGACCTGGACGCCCTGGAGGAGTTCACCCAGGGGTACGAGGGCCCGCTCAAGGTCCAGGCCGTCGGCCCGTGGACGCTCGCCGCGGCCCTGGAGCTGCGCGGCGGCGAGGCGGCCCTCGGTGACGCGGGCGCCTGCCGCGACCTGGTCGGCTCCCTCGCGGAGGGGCTCCGCGCCCACCTCGCGGAGCTGGCCAGGCGCGTCCCCGGGGCCCGGATCGTCCTCCAGCTCGACGAGCCCTCGCTCACGGCGGTGCTGCGCGGACACGTCCGTACCGCCAGCGGCTACCGCACCTACCGGGCCGTCGACCGGCAGGTCGTGGAGAGCGCCCTGCGGGACGTGATCGCGGCCCACGACGGGCCGGTGGTCGTCCACTCCTGCGCCCCCGACGTCCCCTTCGCGCTGCTGCGCCGGGCCGGCGTCACCGGGGTCTCGTTCGACTTCGGACTCCTCACCGAACGTGACGAGGAGTCGATCGGCGAGGCCGTGGAGGCCGGCACGAAGCTCTTCACCGGTGTGGTGCCGTCCACCGACGGCCCGTTGTCGGACCCGGGCGGTAGCGTCATGGGTGTCAGGACGCTGTGGCGCAGGCTGGGGCTGAATCCGGGGACTCTCGCGGAGTCCGTGGTCGTCACCCCCACGTGCGGGCTCGCGGGCGCTTCGCCCGCCTATGCCCGCGCGGCCCTCGCCCACTGCGCCCGGGCGGCGAGATCGCTCGCGGACAACCCAGAGTGA
- a CDS encoding SDR family oxidoreductase, producing MAPMATHVITGAGSGIGAAVARRLHARGDELVLHARDAGRAKELAAQFPGARTLVGDLADPDRLSWAFSHQTMPERVDSLLHIAGVVDLGPVGDLTPKTWHHQLNVNLVAPAELTRHLLPQLRVSQGHVVFVNSGAGLAAHAEWSAYAASKHGLKALADSLRHEEHANGVRVTSVYPGRTASPMQAKVHQQEGKEYDASKWIDPESVATAIITAIDLPRDAEINDLTVRPGR from the coding sequence ATGGCTCCCATGGCTACACATGTGATCACCGGAGCCGGCTCCGGCATCGGCGCGGCCGTCGCGCGCCGCCTCCACGCGCGCGGGGACGAGCTCGTGCTGCACGCGCGCGACGCGGGCCGCGCCAAGGAGCTCGCCGCGCAGTTCCCGGGCGCCCGGACGCTCGTCGGGGACCTGGCCGACCCGGACCGGCTGTCCTGGGCCTTCTCGCACCAGACCATGCCCGAGCGGGTGGACAGCCTGCTGCACATCGCGGGCGTCGTCGACCTCGGTCCGGTCGGGGACCTCACCCCGAAGACCTGGCACCACCAGCTCAACGTCAACCTCGTCGCCCCGGCCGAGCTGACCCGGCACCTCCTGCCCCAGCTGCGGGTCTCCCAGGGCCACGTCGTCTTCGTGAACTCGGGCGCCGGGCTCGCCGCCCACGCCGAGTGGAGCGCGTACGCCGCCTCCAAGCACGGGCTCAAGGCCCTCGCGGACTCCCTGCGCCACGAGGAGCACGCCAACGGCGTGCGGGTCACCTCCGTCTACCCGGGCCGCACCGCGAGCCCCATGCAGGCGAAGGTGCACCAGCAGGAGGGCAAGGAGTACGACGCGTCGAAGTGGATCGACCCGGAGTCGGTCGCGACGGCGATCATCACCGCGATCGACCTGCCGCGCGACGCCGAGATCAACGACCTGACCGTCCGTCCGGGGCGATAG